A window of Candidatus Liberimonas magnetica genomic DNA:
ATATGCCTTCTCCGCCGTCTGCTCCAGTTAAACCGGATATGCCGGATAAACCAGTTGCACCGGATATTCCAGATAAACCTGATAGGCCGGATATGCCTGACAAACCTGATAGACCGGATATTCCGGATACCCCTTCATCGCCGGGTGTTCCTGTTAAACCGGAGATCCCTGATAAGCCCGATATGCCTGATACACCTGTCGCACCTGATAAGCCGGATATTCCGGAGATTCCTGATATTCCAGACAAACCTGAGAGGCCGGATATGCCTGACAAGCCGGATATTCCGGAGATTCCTGCTCCACCGGCTTCTCCCTGTAAACCAGACAGGCCGGATATGCCTGACAAGCCGGTTTCACCGGATATTCCCGATACTCCGGATACGCCGGATAAACCGGATATCCCTTCTAAGCCGGATATGCCTGAAATTCCTGACAAGCCGGATAAGCCTGACATCCCTTCTGCGCCAATTGTTCCGGTTAAACCTGATATTCCTGAAATGCCGGATAAGCCTGACAAACCGGATGTACCAATCGCACCTGATAGGCCTGATATGCCTGATAAACCTGAAATTCCTGACAAGCCGGATAAGCCTGATATTCCCGAAATTCCAGCTCCGCCGGCTTCTCCTGTTAATCCGGAGATTCCTGATAAACCCGATAAACCCGTTGCACCTGATATTCCGGATATCCCTGATAAGCCTGATAAACCGGATGTACCAATCGCACCTGATATGCCTGATATGCCTGATAAACCTGATATTCCTGACAAGCCGGATAAGCCTGATATTCCCGAAATTCCAGCTCCGCCGGCTTCTCCTGTTAATCCGGAGATTCCTGATAAACCCGATAAACCTGTTTCACCTGATATTCCGGATATTCCTGATAAGCCGCTTATACCAGATATTCCGGTTTCTCCCTGTGTTCCTTGTATTCCAGATAAGCCAGATAGGCCGGAGAGGCCGGAGAGGCCGGAGAGGCCTTCTCCGCCAGCTAATCCTTGTAAACCTGATAGTCCTGATATTCCTGATAAACCTGATAAGCCGGTTTCACCTGATATGCCGGATAAGCCTGATAGGCCGGATAAGCCTGATAGGCCGCTTACACCTTCTGGGCCTGTCAGTCCTGATATTCCGGAAATAGAACACGGTAATCCAGATATTCCTGACAAGCCGGATAAGCCTGATATTCCTGACACAGAACACTCTAAGCCTGATATTCCTGACAAGCCGGATAAACCTGAAATACCTGACACAGAACACTCTAAGCCTGATATTCCGGATATTCCTGATAAGCCGGACAAACCTGAAATTCCTGTTTCACCGGATATTCCGGTCGATCCCGATATTCCTGATATTCCTGATATTCCCGTCAAGCCGGTTAAGCCCGATAAACCGGATGGTGCTACATTAGGGCTCCAGGTCGGAGCTGCGGCACCGTTACTCGTCAATACATATCCGGGCGTTCCGGGTGCTAAAAAGCCTGTTACATTTGAACCTGATTGGTATGGGATAGCTCCGACTGATCCGCCGGTTAGATTGTTAGTGAAAGTAGCTGTTGTTGCGAAAAACGAGTAAGGGGAGGTGGTAAATTGTTCTCTGGGTACAAGAGCAGAACCTTCTACTACTATTTCCAGCCAGTATGTGCCGCCACCCCAGTCAATGGCAGCAAAATTATATCCGAGCCCATTCTGAGAACCGAGCTGATATGAAAATATCCCTGTGCTTATTGTTACATTCCTTGCGTCACTTGACCATATAAGGTTACCGCTCGTAGCTGCGTCATAAATTCTGAATTCAATGGATTTTACATCGCTCACAGGTTGGCCGTTCATGCGCAATCTGCCCTGATAATTAACAGTATTAGGTGTAGCGCAGTAGCTATCAGTTATAAATAATAGCGCTAAAGACAGCACTAGCAATAAAACAAAAGTTATGGAAGCTTTTTGTTTTTTCATAACTTAATCCTGGTCATTCTACGACATCATTTCATCAAAAAACTAATGTTTAAATGTTCAGCACACTTCTTGTTCAATAATAGTATAATATATAGTTTTTTTTTTGCAAGGGTTATTTAAATATTTTTTTGCAAGTCTATTGTTATAGGCATTAAGTTGCCTAACCCTCATTTTTTCAACTTCAAGTTTAGAAATTTATCACCTCTAGATCTCACACACTAAAAAATTTGGGTTTTCTGCAAATTCTTTAGACTGATATTCTAGCAAAATACTGGAAAAATTAATACGGAGATTATTACAGGAAAACATTTGAAAAATGTTTTCTTATTTATATATTATACATATATAATGTTGACACAAGTTAGTCATTCTATAGCCTTCCAAAACAAATCCGAAAATTATGGCAGTATCTGCATTGAAACAACTAAGTGTTTGGATTGTTATTCAAATGTGTAGAGTGGTAACAATAACAAATCGTATCGGATTGGCAAGAATATCAGCTGACTTCGTCTATCATTTTATCGTAAAATTCAACATATTTGTCTTTATTTTCACCAGATCTCCACTTGATGGCTTCTCTGGGATGCTGGTTCAACTGGCCAGTTAACATATATGGGATGCTGTACCCCCAGTCAAGTGAATTCTTCATGGGCAACATAACTTTTTCCGCACATTCAAGAACCGGCCTTAAATGAAACCTGGGATTTTTAAGAAAACCTACAATGAGCTCAGTCGAGCAATTCCCTGCGCCTCTACCCATACCAGACAAGGTTGAATCCAGCCTGCTTGCTCCGGTAACCAGGGCCTCTACTGTGTTTGCAAAAGCAAGCTGCTGGTTGTTATGGGCATGAATTCCGACCTCTTTTCCGCTCCCTTTAAGTACACTAAGAAAAAGTTTGGTCAAATCCCTTACCTGCTCCGCATAAAGCGACCCGAAACTATCTACAATATAAACCGCGCTGGCAGGCGTTTTTGATATAACTTCCAAAGCTTCGGTTATTTCTTTTTCTCCTACAACACTTATAGCCATTAGTTGTAGGCATGTTTCATAGCCCTTGTCATTGGCGTCCTGTATCATATCCACAGCGGTAGGTATCTGGTTGATGTAGCAGGCCACCCTGATTAGATCGATAACACTTTTTTCCTTTGGCAGGAGGTCTTCGTGATAATCCGTCCTTCCTGCATCAGCCATGACCGAGAGTTTAAGCCCGGTCTTGTTGTCTTTGACTATTTCTCTGATATCGTCTTCGTCGCAGTATTTCCATTTCCCAAAATTTGTTTTTGAAAATATTTTTTTTGACGATTTATACCCGATTTCCATATAATTGATCCCTGCTGAAACACAGGTTTCATAAACAGCTTTTACGAATTTATCGTCAAATTTATGGTCATTAATAAGCCCGCCGTCCCTTATCGTACAATCCAATATTTTAATATCCGGCCTATACGTAAGTAAAGTCCCCTTTTTGTCCTTATCCATGTTGTTGTCCGGCACTAATACCTCCGTTCCTTATTTAACTTCTTTTAAAAGCCTCTGTAACAAGCCATCTGTCATAAGTTGTACCTGGTCAGGGGTAAGCTCTTTACAGAAAGCCTTATCCGAATAGATTATTTCGCTGGTCTCAACATCCAGAACGCTTATCGTAAGAAGGTAATGAGCGCCGAGTTTGCCGAACGTCCCTGAAACGATCTTGTTGACATTAAGCAGTTTGCCCATCTTAACAGCGCACTCATTTGAAGTACAACCTGTCTGCTGCAAACCCTGTTCAGCCAGCACCTTTTCCATGTTGTTCCTGTCAACTATCTTGTACCTTTTTGACTTGACAAGGCTCGACCTGAATATCTCCGTAGTAAAAGTTGCCTCTGACATTGATATAGGCGCAAGAGCCTGAAAATCCAGCACAGCCACGTTAAGCTGTTTTCCCTTTATGTCTTTTTCTGCCGTACCCTGTTTAGTTTCTTCTTTTTTAGAAACAGCTGGAGCCGGCGCTTCCGCTTCTTCTTCCGGCAAACCAAACTTCAGCCCCAAAGAAACCATATGCGTATAACCTAAATCACCGAACGTATCCATAGCGTAATCAAGGGTGTACTTTGAGATTTTTAATCCAAAACCCGCCGTTACACCTGCCAGGGCCTCAAAGTTA
This region includes:
- a CDS encoding aldolase catalytic domain-containing protein produces the protein MDKDKKGTLLTYRPDIKILDCTIRDGGLINDHKFDDKFVKAVYETCVSAGINYMEIGYKSSKKIFSKTNFGKWKYCDEDDIREIVKDNKTGLKLSVMADAGRTDYHEDLLPKEKSVIDLIRVACYINQIPTAVDMIQDANDKGYETCLQLMAISVVGEKEITEALEVISKTPASAVYIVDSFGSLYAEQVRDLTKLFLSVLKGSGKEVGIHAHNNQQLAFANTVEALVTGASRLDSTLSGMGRGAGNCSTELIVGFLKNPRFHLRPVLECAEKVMLPMKNSLDWGYSIPYMLTGQLNQHPREAIKWRSGENKDKYVEFYDKMIDEVS